Proteins encoded within one genomic window of Brassica rapa cultivar Chiifu-401-42 chromosome A09, CAAS_Brap_v3.01, whole genome shotgun sequence:
- the LOC103841954 gene encoding O-glucosyltransferase rumi homolog: MREDKHVAQATEDHHHQRQQNLATSLSSKLAKTWITTKIYIFVLFIFLLCASLSWIFTFVLGESRFQVTSVFTRNTNKSATTTTNIPKIIIKIPLNCTLLNNNTTQTCPSNYPTKFEPAISSSETCPDYFRWIHRDFKVWQKTGITRDTLEKARPHAHFRVVIKSGRLYVHQYEKAFQTRDVFTIWGILQLLRMYPGQIPDLELLFLCHDKPAIWKRDFKKDTWPPPPLFHYCGHRDAYDIVFPDWSFWGWPELNIKEWNKLSVALKEGNKRVKWEDRIPYAYWKGNPNVSPVRGELMRCNFSDKYDPMVRLYVQDWRSEIEKGFRGSNLEDQCTHRYKIYVEGNAWSVSEKYILSCDSMTLLVKPEYYDFFIRSMVPMKHYWPIRRNNKCRDLKFAVEWGNNNTEKAQVIGRQGSDYVMQNLEMKYVYDYMLYVLQGYGKLMKLDVTVPENATEVCSETMACPITDGGLIRQCMDDSLVMSPSIKAACKLPKPYGDNELKRILKKQESVKRRVRKWTDEYWNVRSGK; encoded by the exons ATGAGAGAAGACAAACACGTGGCTCAAGCCACagaagatcatcatcatcagcgaCAACAAAACCTAGCAACGAGTTTAAGCTCTAAACTAGCAAAGACATGGATCACCACCAAAATCTACATCTTCgtcctcttcatcttcctccttTGTGCTTCTCTTTCTTGGATATTTACG TTTGTATTAGGAGAAAGTAGATTCCAAGTAACATCAGTATTCACAAGAAACACCAACAAAAGTGCTACCACAACAACAAATATCCCGAAGATCATCATCAAGATCCCATTAAACTGCACACTCCTCAACAACAACACCACCCAAACATGTCCTTCAAATTATCCCACCAAGTTCGAACCAGCGATCTCTTCCTCGGAAACTTGTCCTGACTACTTCAGGTGGATCCACCGAGACTTCAAGGTATGGCAAAAGACAGGAATCACAAGGGATACACTAGAGAAAGCAAGACCACACGCTCATTTCAGGGTGGTAATAAAGTCAGGGAGATTATACGTTCATCAATACGAGAAAGCATTTCAGACAAGAGATGTGTTCACAATTTGGGGAATACTTCAACTTCTAAGAATGTATCCAGGTCAAATCCCTGATCTTGAGCTTCTCTTCCTCTGCCATGACAAACCCGCCATTTGGAAAAGAGACTTCAAAAAGGACACATGGCCTCCTCCGCCGTTGTTTCACTATTGCGGTCACCGGGATGCATACGACATCGTGTTCCCTGATTGGAGCTTCTGGGGTTG GCCAGAGCTGAATATAAAGGAGTGGAATAAGTTATCTGTGGCACTAAAAGAAGGCAACAAAAGGGTGAAATGGGAAGATAGAATTCCGTACGCTTATTGGAAAGGAAACCCTAATGTTTCTCCAGTAAGAGGAGAGCTCATGAGATGTAACTTCTCCGACAAGTATGATCCTATGGTTCGTCTCTATGTTCAG GATTGGAGAAGTGAGATTGAGAAGGGGTTTAGAGGATCAAACCTAGAAGATCAATGCACTCATAG ATATAAGATTTACGTAGAAGGGAATGCATGGTCGGTGAGCGAGAAATATATACTTTCATGTGATAGCATGACTCTGTTGGTTAAACCAGAGTACTATGATTTTTTCATAAGAAGTATGGTCCCAATGAAGCATTACTGGCCTATTAGACGCAACAACAAGTGCCGTGACCTCAAATTCGCTGTCGAATGGGGTAACAACAACACCGAAAAG gCACAAGTCATAGGGAGGCAAGGAAGTGATTACGTGATGCAGAATCTAGAGATGAAGTATGTATATGACTACATGTTATATGTGTTGCAAGGCTATGGGAAACTGATGAAGTTGGATGTGACTGTGCCTGAAAATGCGACTGAAGTGTGTTCAGAGACGATGGCTTGTCCGATCACTGATGGTGGACTGATCAGGCAGTGTATGGATGATTCGTTGGTTATGTCACCGAGCATCAAGGCGGCTTGTAAATTGCCAAAACCTTATGGTGACAATGAGCTCAAAAGGATTCTTAAGAAACAGGAGAGTGTAAAGAGAAGGGTTAGGAAGTGGACCGATGAGTATTGGAACGTGAGAAGTGGCAAATAA
- the LOC103841957 gene encoding FT-interacting protein 3, producing MSNLKLCVEVISARLKPREERTHHGDGYGGVNASVEIRFDGQIVKTSTKIDDASPVWNEKFFFNISDTEDLSNLILEAYVYNKTSSITKSCLGKIRIFGTAFVPYSEAVGMHYPLEKEKRSVFFSAVRGELALKVYVTDSPSLKVPNINPTKKVTSHTRHKFHNIPTTEISKPSQQRDPEPPQPQPRPPQPRPPQPRPRSPQLEPLQTLLPQPPPVMGASRFPAARYDSPLPQAAMGFDPTPPDYSIKETNPILGGGRQARNTRAHDLVEPMEFLYVRVVKARNLPTMDPTGSLDPYVEVKLGNFTAKTKHFEKNKNPIWNEVFAFSKSDQQSNFLEVIVMDKDVIKDDFVGSIRFDLDEVPTRVAPDSPLAPEWYVVNVERGGEIMLAVWFGTQADEAFSDATYSDALTALNKSSVRSKIYHSPRLWYLRVNVIEAQDLVIVPDRTRAPNPYVKIKLGNQMVRTKSNQLLNPRWNEEFTLVAAEPFEDLEISIEDRVAVNREETLGSAKIPFDMIERRVNDNRIVPNRWFSLKFENQRRARVATTRILLNVCLEGGYHVLDESTYYSSDFRPSMKELWTRQQPSLGVLELGILGVEGLNVSHDGKKETVDAYCVAKYGTKWVRTRTVTNCFNPQFNEQYTWEVYEPATVITIGVFDNNQINGGNNRDGKIGKVRVRISTLESGRLYTNSYPLLVLRPSGVKNMGELHLAIRFTCTSMFQMLVQYWKPLLPKMHYVRPLKVVHQEILRQHAVSLVAARLSRTEPPLRKEVIEYITGSDSHFWSVRKSRANFFRLTSVLSGLLGTGESFQDICTWKKPVASAAVHVLYLAFVCLPEMILPITSLLLFMLGVWNYRLRPRQPPHMDTRLSFADNVHPEELNEEFDTFPYSSQDPGTVKMRYERLRGIASRAQTVVGDIAGQGERVQALLSWRDPRATSIFMVLCLVSSVVLYVVPFKVFVLLGGLYIMRHPRFRRKTPPGLVNFFKRLPAKTDSML from the coding sequence ATGAGTAACCTAAAACTTTGCGTTGAAGTCATAAGCGCAAGACTCAAACCTAGAGAGGAGAGAACTCATCACGGAGATGGATATGGTGGTGTTAACGCCTCCGTGGAGATACGATTCGACGGTCAGATCGTCAAAACCTCGACAAAGATCGACGACGCGAGTCCTGTATGGAACGAGAAGTTCTTCTTTAACATCTCAGATACAGAGGATCTATCGAATCTGATCCTTGAGGCTTACGTTTACAACAAAACAAGCAGTATAACAAAGTCCTGTCTCGGTAAGATCCGGATCTTCGGAACTGCGTTCGTGCCTTACTCTGAAGCTGTGGGGATGCATTACCCTCTCGAGAAAGAGAAACGGAGCGTCTTCTTTTCTGCCGTTAGAGGTGAGCTTGCTCTGAAAGTGTATGTAACTGATAGCCCCTCTCTCAAGGTACCGAATATAAACCCTACAAAGAAGGTTACTTCTCACACAAGGCACAAGTTCCACAACATCCCCACAACAGAGATAAGTAAACCTAGCCAACAAAGAGATCCGGAACCGCCTCAACCGCAACCACGACCACCTCAACCGCGACCGCCTCAACCACGGCCGCGATCGCCTCAACTAGAACCGCTTCAAACGCTATTGCCACAACCGCCACCGGTTATGGGAGCTTCTAGGTTTCCGGCGGCGAGATATGATTCTCCCTTACCGCAGGCAGCGATGGGATTTGATCCTACACCACCAGATTATTCAATCAAAGAGACGAATCCGATTCTCGGAGGAGGCAGACAAGCAAGAAACACCAGAGCTCACGATCTCGTCGAGCCGATGGAGTTTCTTTACGTTAGAGTCGTGAAAGCTCGAAATCTTCCGACAATGGACCCGACAGGAAGTTTAGACCCCTACGTGGAAGTCAAACTCGGAAACTTCACAGCCAAGACAAAACACTTCGAGAAGAATAAAAACCCTATCTGGAACGAAGTCTTCGCCTTCTCCAAAtccgaccaacaatcaaacttTCTCGAAGTCATCGTCATGGACAAAGACGTAATCAAAGACGACTTCGTCGGTTCAATCCGGTTCGATCTCGATGAGGTTCCGACACGTGTTGCACCAGACAGTCCTTTAGCTCCAGAATGGTACGTAGTCAACGTCGAAAGAGGAGGAGAGATCATGTTGGCGGTTTGGTTCGGTACACAAGCCGACGAAGCGTTCTCAGACGCGACTTACTCGGACGCTTTAACCGCTTTAAACAAATCGAGTGTGCGTTCTAAAATTTATCATTCTCCGAGACTATGGTACCTTCGTGTTAATGTTATCGAGGCGCAAGACTTGGTTATTGTCCCGGACCGGACTCGGGCTCCAAATCCGTATGTTAAAATCAAGTTAGGTAACCAAATGGTCCGAACCAAATCGAACCAGTTGCTTAACCCGAGATGGAACGAAGAGTTTACACTTGTCGCGGCTGAACCGTTTGAAGATCTTGAAATATCAATCGAAGACCGGGTGGCGGTTAACCGAGAGGAAACGTTGGGATCGGCTAAGATACCGTTTGATATGATCGAAAGACGGGTCAATGATAACCGGATAGTACCTAACCGTTGGTTTAGTCTTAAGTTTGAGAACCAAAGGAGGGCCAGAGTCGCTACTACTAGGATTCTTCTGAATGTTTGTTTAGAAGGAGGCTATCACGTTCTTGATGAGTCTACTTACTACAGCAGCGACTTCAGACCGTCGATGAAAGAGCTATGGACACGTCAGCAGCCGTCGCTCGGTGTTCTTGAATTAGGGATTCTCGGAGTTGAAGGTTTAAACGTGAGCCATGATGGAAAGAAAGAGACGGTAGATGCTTACTGTGTAGCTAAGTATGGGACCAAATGGGTCAGGACACGGACTGTTACCAACTGTTTTAACCCGCAGTTCAACGAGCAGTACACATGGGAGGTTTATGAGCCAGCGACCGTGATAACAATCGGCGTTTTCGATAACAACCAGATCAATGGTGGTAACAACAGAGATGGCAAGATTGGGAAAGTCAGAGTTCGAATCTCGACTCTTGAATCTGGAAGACTCTACACTAACTCGTATCCGCTTCTCGTTCTTCGACCTTCAGGTGTAAAGAACATGGGTGAACTACATTTGGCGATTCGGTTTACTTGCACGTCCATGTTTCAGATGCTGGTTCAGTACTGGAAACCACTTCTTCCCAAGATGCACTACGTTAGACCATTGAAAGTAGTGCATCAGGAGATTCTTAGACAACATGCTGTTAGCCTAGTGGCGGCTCGGTTAAGCAGAACCGAGCCACCTCTTAGGAAAGAAGTGATCGAATACATAACCGGTTCGGATTCTCATTTCTGGAGCGTTAGGAAAAGCAGAGCGAATTTCTTTAGACTAACATCGGTTTTATCCGGTTTACTCGGTACCGGAGAATCGTTTCAAGATATATGTACATGGAAGAAACCGGTAGCGTCTGCAGCGGTTCATGTACTCTACTTAGCGTTTGTGTGTTTGCCAGAGATGATTCTTCCGATAACATCTCTTTTGTTGTTCATGCTTGGTGTATGGAACTACAGACTGCGTCCGAGACAACCTCCACACATGGACACAAGACTTTCATTCGCAGACAACGTTCACCCTGAAGAGCTTAACGAAGAGTTCGACACGTTTCCATATTCTTCTCAAGACCCGGGGACAGTGAAAATGCGGTACGAGCGGTTGAGGGGTATAGCGAGCAGAGCTCAGACTGTTGTGGGAGACATAGCTGGTCAAGGAGAGAGAGTTCAAGCTCTATTAAGCTGGAGAGATCCAAGAGCAACGTCCATCTTCATGGTGCTTTGTTTGGTTTCTTCAGTGGTTTTGTACGTTGTACCGTTCAAGGTTTTTGTTCTTCTTGGTGGATTGTACATCATGAGACATCCAAGATTCAGGAGAAAGACACCTCCTGGTCTTGTTAACTTCTTCAAAAGACTTCCTGCTAAAACAGACTCTATGTTGTAG
- the LOC103841955 gene encoding O-glucosyltransferase rumi homolog, with protein MRENIHVAQATEHHHHQQQHKIATNLSSKLAKTRVTAKIHIFVFFIFLLSASLSWIFFTFVLGESRFQVISVFTRNTNKSATTITTIPKTIPLNCTLLNNATTQTCPSNYPTKFEPTISSSETCPDYFRWIQQDLKVWQETGITRETLERAKPNAHFRVVIKSGRLYVDQYVKSYQTRDVFTIWGILQLLRTYPGQIPDLELLFLCYDKPVIWKRDFNKTREDTWPPPPLFRYCGHRDAYDIVFPDWSFWGWPEVNIKEWKKLSVALQEGNKRVKWKDRIPYAYWKGNPHVSTPIRKELMRCNFSDKYDPMLRLYAQDWRNETKKGFKGSNLEDQCTHRYKIYIEGEAWSVSEKYILSCDSMTLLVKPEYHDFFIRSMIPMKHYWPIRQNNKCGDLKFAVEWGNNNTDKAQVIGRQGSDYIMKNLEMKYVYDYMFYVLQGYGKLMKLDVTVPENATEVCSETMACPITDGRLIRQCMDDSLVMSPSVKAACNLPKPYGDYELKRILKKRQSAERKVMKWTDEYWNLRSGK; from the exons ATGAGAGAGAACATACACGTGGCTCAAGCCAcagaacatcatcatcatcagcaacAACATAAAATAGCAACTAATTTAAGTTCTAAACTAGCAAAGACAAGGGTCACCGCCAAAATCCACATTTTCGTCTTCTTTATCTTCCTCCTTAGTGCTTCTCTCTCTTGGATTTTCTTTACG TTTGTATTAGGTGAGAGTAGATTCCAAGTAATATCGGTATTCACAAGAAACACCAACAAAAGTGCTACCACAATAACAACTATTCCGAAGACCATCCCATTAAACTGTACACTCCTCAACAACGCTACTACACAAACATGTCCTTCAAATTATCCAACCAAGTTCGAGCCGACAATCTCTTCCTCGGAAACTTGTCCTGACTACTTCCGATGGATCCAACAAGACCTAAAGGTATGGCAAGAGACAGGGATCACAAGAGAAACACTAGAGAGAGCAAAACCTAATGCTCATTTCAGGGTTGTAATAAAGTCAGGGAGATTGTATGTTGATCAATATGTTAAATCTTATCAGACGAGAGATGTATTCACAATTTGGGGAATACTTCAACTTCTAAGAACGTATCCTGGCCAAATCCCTGATCTTGAGCTTCTCTTCCTCTGTTATGATAAACCCGTCATTTGGAAAAGAGACTTCAACAAAACTAGAGAGGACACATGGCCTCCTCCGCCGTTGTTTCGCTATTGCGGTCACCGTGATGCATACGACATCGTGTTCCCTGATTGGAGCTTCTGGGGTTG GCCGGAGGTGAATATAAAGGAGTGGAAGAAGTTATCTGTGGCACTTCAAGAAGGGAACAAAAGGGTGAAATGGAAAGATAGAATTCCGTACGCTTATTGGAAAGGAAACCCTCATGTTTCTACTCCGATAAGAAAAGAACTCATGAGATGTAACTTCTCCGACAAGTATGATCCTATGCTTCGACTTTATGCTCAG GATTGGAGAAATGAGACCAAGAAGGGGTTTAAAGGATCAAACCTAGAAGATCAATGCACTCACAg ATATAAGATCTACATAGAAGGGGAAGCGTGGTCGGTGAGCGAGAAATATATACTTTCATGTGATAGTATGACTTTATTGGTTAAACCAGAGTACCACGATTTTTTCATAAGAAGTATGATCCCAATGAAGCATTACTGGCCTATTAGACAAAACAACAAATGTGGTGACCTCAAATTCGCGGTTGAATGGGGTAACAACAACACCGACAAG gcaCAAGTTATAGGGAGGCAAGGAAGTGATTACATAATGAAGAATCTAGAGATGAAGTATGTCTACGATTACATGTTTTATGTGTTGCAAGGCTACGGGAAACTGATGAAGTTGGATGTGACTGTGCCTGAAAATGCGACAGAAGTGTGCTCGGAGACGATGGCTTGTCCGATCACTGATGGTAGACTGATCAGGCAGTGCATGGATGACTCGTTGGTTATGTCTCCGAGCGTCAAGGCGGCTTGTAATTTGCCAAAGCCGTACGGAGATTATGAGCTCAAAAGGATTCTTAAGAAACGACAAAGTGCAGAAAGAAAGGTTATGAAGTGGACCGATGAGTATTGGAACTTGAGAAGTGGgaaataa